A window of Solanum stenotomum isolate F172 chromosome 9, ASM1918654v1, whole genome shotgun sequence genomic DNA:
TGGTATTTCAGGGTAGAAAGATTTTAAATAATCTTCTGGcactatcaaaattcaaaatcaggTGATACTGCATATCCAACTGTTTAACGTTCAGCTTTAGTATTTCACGCAAAGTGAAATGACCCCCTTCAATTGAAAAACTCCGTATGTTAATATAAAAGGTGAGAAACCAAGAATCTAAGAAGAAAAATCGGGTGAGTCCAACTAACTGTTATATTTCTGTTGATTATAAATTACACGAAGAAATGGTCCCCTCCCCTTCACTAAGAAAAGTCTAATGTCTACATACTTTTTGCCACTAATAATCTAAAAGAACAGTTGATTtcctttatttgttttcttattgTTCTCACTTTTTAACAAAGGGGATGATACTCCAGAGATGATATCTCAGTCACATGATGTACACCACATATATGTTACTCCccctgtcccattttatgtggcacactttccttttttgtttgttcCATAATGAGTAATACCTTTCTATAAttagaattaatgtaatctataAACTTCTCATTTTAATGAGACGATTTCTAGACATATACATCTGACTTGTTTTAGATCACAAGTTTCAAAATCATCCTTTCTTAAACTCTTCACCCAGATAAACACCGttatttgctttcttttcttatctGAGTTCATGTATGAATAGTTGGCAAACCACCAAGCACAGAATCGACAGTTAAAAACTGAGACCAAAGcagaataacaaaaaaatttcacCCTACACTGCAAccatcaaattataaaaaaaattacactttaCCTCTAAGGTCATGAAGGACTCTTTAATGGAAGAAACTTCTTCCTGAAGAGAACACATGAGTAGCAATGCTTCCATCCGTTTGAAGGCAAATGGAATTGCAACCATGGACTTAAGAAAACGTTCAGCAGGACCGAGCTGAGAAATGTCTCCAGCAAATAATCTGAGTTTTAGTTCTTCGTCCGTTGTTGGTGCCATCTTCAAGAGAGTTCTTATGAGTTCAGGAGGCAGCTCATTACCTGATAAGAGACTTAAGTAATTAGATAGACGTCAATTTTTTCATGACTTAATATTAATAGCAGTTAAGATCAATTGTGTGTGGCAAGGTACATGACAATAAAGGAATTTTTATCATCGTGAAACTTCAATGTTTTCCTTGGGATTGTTTGCATCTTTTAAAAATCAGCGAATCAAATAAGTACCATACCAAATGTAAATGACTGAAGTAATACCATAGTTTTCCAATTAATTTCATGCTCTACAaacttgctttttttttttttgcaagcTGAAGTAGGAGTCTAGGACATGCTTTTCAATGTATCCAGTTGTAACAAAATAAGCATATGCTATCATTCAAAGATTACATTTTCTTCTAACTGGTCCTCTCATCCCTTCAAGCTTTTGCGATTGGTATCTAGGTGATCGTTGACATGTTGCAACACAGACAATGAAAATTTTAGATGGGACTTTTTCTTTCCCTTAAACACAAGAGTAAATACAGCATGTGCGGATGTCAAGATGCCGATTTAATTCAAAAGAATGTTCACTTTTCCAGGAGAATGTCATTATAAATGAACATGTATCACATTTACGTTAAAATATTAAAGGTTGAAACAAAGGGTGTTTCAATGTTATATGGAAGCGAATGTTGGGTTGCTAAGGTCCAAAATATCCACAATCTGAGCATTGTAGAAATGCAATTgtacaaaatttgaaaagatcaaaataaacAGATCTGACAGAGAGTGCAAGTATCACATGTAgaggataaaattaaaaaaggtCGACTGAGATGGTTTAGCATGTCATACATAGGCTCCCAAATGTACCGTTCACAGgtgaaaaaatatgataaattcaGGCTCCAAAAGAGAACAAGGTAAGCCTAAAACCATATGTAGGAAAGTTAGCCCTAGATTTTCTCGAAATCAATGAGGACGTAGCTAAGAATAGAACAAAATGAAGCAAATGATTTATATAGGTGATACCAACTAGTCAGGATTATGCTAACTTATTGATGTTATACTACTCAGGTGAGATGTTTGCCAAGAGCCTATTAGTTTTATTAGAGACATATACATCAACGTAGGGATCAATGTGAGATGGGCAGTCTTCTTGTATTAGATAATCCAAAAATTGTCCttttagataaaatatttagtacTGGAATGAAATGTACCAAATCAAATGGAATTTCTAAAAGGATTCATACAGCCACTatagggagagagagagagagatttacCCTCCTCGAGAGCATCATAAACATCTTCTGTTGTCACATTTAAGGCTTTGAGAAGAATTGCTAGATTTTGTGATTTCTTAGGATCAATAATCTGAATATACTGTGAGGTTTGATCAAAGGATGAGGAAGCTTTTCTTCGATCATCTTTCCCTTGGTCTCCTGGTATATATCCAAATAAAGAATCCATCATCTCCTCATTAAACCTGTAATAAAATTCAGCAATCAGAATGGTAAAAGCAGAAACAGTTAAACTCTCGCACGAGCAAAGTAAATAGAAAAACCAGTGCAAAGCTTACTGGAACGAGCCGGCTTTTATTTCATGCCAAACCATAGAGTGATCTGGGTTAGCAAGAACCTTGTCCCAAAAGAAtggttttaattttgtttttggagCATCAGATTCACCCAATGAGCCACTTCCCCTGGCCTCAGAAGAACGTCCTCTCTGATGTGCTCCAAGAGGTAAAGGCTTTGGCAAATTACCAGGTTTTGGTGGATTAGGAGGGCGAGCTTTTGGAGGTGGAGGTGGGCTCGGAGCAGGTGGTttaggaggaggaggaggtggaGGACCAGGAGGcggaggtggaggtggaggtggaggtggaggtgcaGATTTTCCTGGAGGAAGCGGTAATGGTGCATGAGCATTGGCATTCATCTCAGATTTTGACAGTTCCACATCTGCTTCGGAAGAATTATGAGGATCAGCATTATTTACAGCAGATGCACTCTTGACATTTAGAGAAGAACCTGACAACACAAATCATACAAATTGCTGAAATGTaatgaaaaagaatgatacaATGAGATTAATTAACCATCATGATAAATAGCAGCAGATAGACACCTGCATTAGAATTCAGAGGGGATTTCCCATTCCTTTGCCCATCATCTGGAGCTACttctttcttcttattcttaacACACAATATCAACAGAGCTAAAAAGGCAATTCCTGCAACAGAACATCCAGCCACTGCAGCAATTAAATAATTTCGATGCTGCTGATTATTTCCCTGAGAATTAGGACCATTTTGCGGTTTATCTGGAGGATTAGCAGGTAAAGGTGTTGAATTTGGACGCTTTGCAGGAGGTTTTATAACTGGAGAAGGAGGCTGCACAGTTGGAGGAGAGCTAGTGGGCACTTCAATAGAAGGAACTGGAGCATAAACTGGTGATACAGTTGCAGGATCTGGAGACGGAGCGAGCATTTGAACTGCTGCAGGACCTGGAGAGGGAGTGGGAGAAAGAACAGTTGCAGGGCCTGGAGATGGAGCGGTAGACAGAACAGTTGCAGGGTGAGATGGTGCTAGGGATGGAACTGGAGCAtgtttttttggcaaaaatgatttctttctttttcttagagCTTTTTTTTTGGGCAAAAATggattctttctttttcttaggTACCTCCTGGGAACACTTGACAATTGTGAAAAAAGCCCTTCGTACTTGCTAAACCAAGTGCTAGATGCATCGTCACTATCAGAAATATGAATTGGAACATTTTTCCTTCTTAAGCACTGCAACAAAATCTGCTTTTCTCGGGGAGGCAAATCTTCAATAGCCTTTTGTAAGGTTCTTTTTCTCAACAAAGCTATATCCTGCTTTAAGTAACTGTAACTTCCTGTTGCTGTCTGTTGAATATAATATTCCAGAAACTTTGCAGCTTCGGTACCCTCTTCTAACTCTTCCCTGCAATGAATCCATACCTGCTCGGCCTGCATACAGAAGATCATCAAGTTTTAGTATTCTGAAAAGGCAAGAATCAAGTGAGAGAAGTGAGTTCTAAATATGAATATAAAGTTGTTTTGTTTCACTATTATGCAACAGACGCTTCTCCATCTTGCatcttttgaaaattcaaatttgatggCTACATTATATGtacaataaatcaaaacatTCAACAACTAAACTGGCAGCATTGAAACTTGTTAGCTTATGTAGTTGACTGTCCAAATCCAGATAAAGAAAACTGGACTACAAAAGTGTGTCAGAATTTTTTCCGCTTATTCCAGTTGGAATAAGATACAAAGCAAGAGATTTTGCTAGATAAAAGCAACAGCTTGGGAATACAGATTTACATGCTAGGCTGGTTTGGGGAAACAGAAAGGTGACTCCAGTTTTCTTGCACAATGATCTTCAAAATGCCCATGCGAGGAAAACACCTTTGATGCAATACATGTATGTTTAAAGGAATAGGTTGAAAAGGTTACTGATTTCAGGAAAACAACAGTATTTTAGTTCCAAGGTGGATTATAAGAGATCCTTTCGCATTGTCTTTGTTATAAATACAGATTTAATTCTTGTTTCCTATGAACCTCCAAATATCAGCCATTTTTACAACTAACAGTcttatgttgctcggactcttcaaaaatgtcaacgggtgtgtgttggattctccaaaagtagggtatttttggagaatcagtagtatatataattttttctcacCGCGCACTTGCATTACCACCTGAACTGCTTCTTTACACTTTGAACTCCCTGAGCAAAAATCCTGGGTCCACCACTGCCGACATGGGTGCGGcatcgaaagtgaagagtccgcacAACTTAGGTAACAACTAAATCTCTGAACTTTTGGAAATGAAAAACCTTAAAAACTTTGGCATAGACTCCTAAGCCCATATTTGTTGGTTGTGGGCAAAGACCAAATTGGTTAAATCCCACTCTTAATCGAAAACACAAATTCATTTACATAATCCAAAAGTTAACCTCTTATGAAAGTTGTTGAAGGCTGtgatcatctcatctaaaacCTTAGCTGTTAGAAAGAGaacacacttttattatttaattgtattttcaaCATGCCCCTACCACGTGCAAGCCTGCTACTTTTTCATGGTCCAAACACATGAAAATTCTTTTAGATAATAGGTTGCTATGAAATTCGATTACTAGGACGTCTGCCTACTTTGATACCATATcgaagtgtgtgaccatctaatctaaaaacttaagcttttagaaATAGCTACTTCAAATTTCAACGAAATTGCTAATACTCATCAGAAAATAGTAATTAGCTATCAGCAGACAAATGCATAGAACATATACATCAAGCAACTCATATCTAAACACATTTTATGAATGCACATTACATTTATCTCCATATGAATATAAGTGAAAGGAAATCCATACGGTGTCTTCGTCTATCACAGGACCCTGCCAAAGACCTGCTAAGTCTAAATTGCTTCCAGGAAACTTCCTTTTCCCTTCTGAATCTCTTGCTGCCCAAAGACAAATCAAAGCAACAAAACCAAACACATAGGCTACCCTTCCCATTATAATATTGATCATCCCATTTTCTGACCTTCTTTTAATTGCATTTGGCATGTATTCAACaacctccttttttttttttttcaagaaacacCCAATGCAATCCAAGAAACAACCATAAAACCTTCTATTTTTAATCCAATTCAAAGAATTCTCAGCTAAAAGAgagaattgaaatatatatacaaatgtatattacaatacaaatgtatatatataaatcagaTGGATTGTGGCCCCTATAAACActaaaagattcaatttttacaCCTAAAATGTATATGTATGCACATAAAAATTGTATCTTTAGCtattaaaatgcaaaattttgGTTTCTTTTGTAACAAATagtgagagaaaaaaagaatgatttagCAAAGGTTCAAGAAAGAGATGAATTCTATGTATGATCAAGAATTCTATTTTAAGGGGTTCCCTCAagttttatttagaaaaacTCTCAGATTTTCTActtttttgggtcaaattcaagttgggatttttgtttgttggaatatttcattttttttcggAGGCAAATtctttttatacatatttatagGAAAAACGTGCAGAGAACAAAGTTGAGATAAGAGAGGGGGCAGAACACCTGATTTGAAATTTGgcctttttaaaactttatcttGAACTTAAAGAAAggttttatttttcctttcatatttttattttacttaaacaaaataaataaataaaaagttttgtgAGTGGAAATTTCGAAACTAGTTCATTGAAGATATTTCaagattgaatttttataatttgatcaaatttcatgatcaaactctctatgaaaaattaaagttgattttttgaATGTACAAAATATCTTCGATATTTAGAAGAATTTTCTAGAATTTTGTAGAGTAAATGTTTTTGATATTTATACTTAAGAAAAATCTAGATGTTCTAGATAATAGGATTTTTACAAAGTATAGAAATATCTAAATTCTTGTTACATAGTTAGAAGATAAGGATATCTAGATATTTCTTGTAGATATATCATATATCTAGAATAATTTCTAGAAGCATCCctatacaagtataaataggGGCGACATTAGACATTTGTAATCAACCCTAGAACAACCCAAATCAAATAGTCTTTTTCTATAACAAAGTTCTTTTATCCAAAATACTCTCTCTCCATTCTAGCTTTCTCTTCTTTAGTTGAATCTTTCGATCTTAATTAATGATCTTGAGATAGCAGAAGCTTCATTGATTATACTTTTCTTCTGCTATTCTCTACAAACTCAAgtatgtaaagaaaaaaaagaaggccACACTATAGTCCTATGGGAGATTTGGTATAAGCTTGGAAGATACTGATGCCGAGTTGTGCAGTAATAGTCGCCTCAGAGTTTTGATTCAAATGTGATAAAGTTCTTAGAGATAGTTtcaaacatataaaattaagtaattagTTTACAAGAAATATAGTCATATATtgtttacataaaaaatagtcaaaagtcATAATAAATAATGATTATACATTATGATATAAATGAGTTATACTACATTATGATACAAATATATTTGTGTGATTTCAGTACTTTATTTGTGGAAAGACTTATCTAAACTAATAGTGATAatatttcttctccttttatttaGTTCTCTTTACCAAATTTATACTAAGGAAAAAACGAAGATGTTGTAACAATAACTTTGAACTAATTAGCTGTTCCTTGTGGGATGAAATGACCATAAATTTGGTCAACCAAGGGATGGTCAAAGATTTATGTAATTAAtcatattttactttattttctgTAATTAGATTAAAATTCTGTAAATCATGAAATCAAATATATCTATTTTTGTAAGACACAAGTATATAAATTACCTTACTAATTTGaagaaatgatttatttatattcatgtAAGTGTAAGTTAATATTTACACGATAAATATAATTTACCATGTCGTAAAAAGATATTTGATTATTTAGTCGATTTTTCGATACTGCATTATTTAGTGCGAGTCCAAATCTACATGACATAAAAATTCAGTTTATTGATTACCATGCACATTCTTTTCTTTGTagtatatataacttttaagtTGAAGAATTAAGATCTATTGATCACTCTCGTATGTTTAGCTTATAATTTAAAGGTTCAGAAAATTAACAAAAACCTTATGAACTAGAAGGATGCAAAAAATTAtcgaaaccaaaccaaattgtTTTCTATTTCAAAACACAATACCTATGTTTTGATGCCATACAAGAACTCTAAAAGTTGCATTCACAATAGACAAATGCAACATTATTCATACTTTTGCTTGCCTGATAGGGGCAAGTTATTTATTCTACCAAGTTCTTAACCTATAAACTAGTATAACATAATTCCTGTTGCAGCTGTTGGACACTCGCAGCTACTTCCCCGCCGCGATCCGGCCCTGTTTCCTCAATACATCCGTCCCCTACTGGTTCCTACAAATCCAGAGAAGCAAGATTCAGTAGATTCCTTTGTGTAATCTAATTCAGCATGtaaatgtttgggaaaaaaGAGGCTATAGAGTTCGCAGATTAGTATGATGATGGTATTGAGTTTAAATGAAGAAGTGCCAATTCTGACATCAACTTGTTTGAGACTGAGGCATAAAagttattgtatatatttactAATATATATACCAATTGGCCATCTAATTTACCAAAAATGGCCGGAGTGTACACTACATATACACTCAAAAAGTTACCACTAAGTATTTGAATATGAAGATTCGTTACCTGCAGCAGCCATATCCTCTGCGTTGACAGAAGACACCTAAAAATTACAATGCAAACAGTTAACTTTCCATACTGGATGTTCGAAAAACAGTTAACCATCCTTCCAAATATGACACAATCAAAAATGTCTTACCGCAACATTTTCATTTCTCTGGAGAAATTCCTGGCCACCCAAGAGTTTTGCCTGGTAAAAAGAGTACAAAACATGATCATGCCAGTCCTAATTCAACTAGCCCTAAGAAATTGAAGTAAAAATTGCAAGATATGCTCACTTTTGATAGTTGAATTAGTTCCATAGCACTCCTAATGAACTTCTCATATGCATCAGCTTCTTGGACAGAGTTGATATTCTCCACTTGTGGTTCGTAATACCTACCCGATccaacagaaaaaatcattataaaagagggaaatcttttaaaatatcaaaaaagaGAGACAGGAAGGAAATATAGAGTGAGCAACTCTTCAACCTTATTTTCTGTTGTGCTTCACTTAGCCTTTCTTTAAGCTTATTAAGCTTCTCCTCATGGCTCTGTTTTggaaatacataaaaaataaatcaagttACGAGTTTTCAGTAATAACAAATATTGGCAGAAGGTGATCCCCTTTCTACATATTAATCTTACCTCAACACTAAAGCACGTTGATCAATCATCAGC
This region includes:
- the LOC125877735 gene encoding formin-like protein 3, whose amino-acid sequence is MPNAIKRRSENGMINIIMGRVAYVFGFVALICLWAARDSEGKRKFPGSNLDLAGLWQGPVIDEDTAEQVWIHCREELEEGTEAAKFLEYYIQQTATGSYSYLKQDIALLRKRTLQKAIEDLPPREKQILLQCLRRKNVPIHISDSDDASSTWFSKYEGLFSQLSSVPRRYLRKRKNPFLPKKKALRKRKKSFLPKKHAPVPSLAPSHPATVLSTAPSPGPATVLSPTPSPGPAAVQMLAPSPDPATVSPVYAPVPSIEVPTSSPPTVQPPSPVIKPPAKRPNSTPLPANPPDKPQNGPNSQGNNQQHRNYLIAAVAGCSVAGIAFLALLILCVKNKKKEVAPDDGQRNGKSPLNSNAGSSLNVKSASAVNNADPHNSSEADVELSKSEMNANAHAPLPLPPGKSAPPPPPPPPPPPPGPPPPPPPKPPAPSPPPPPKARPPNPPKPGNLPKPLPLGAHQRGRSSEARGSGSLGESDAPKTKLKPFFWDKVLANPDHSMVWHEIKAGSFQFNEEMMDSLFGYIPGDQGKDDRRKASSSFDQTSQYIQIIDPKKSQNLAILLKALNVTTEDVYDALEEGNELPPELIRTLLKMAPTTDEELKLRLFAGDISQLGPAERFLKSMVAIPFAFKRMEALLLMCSLQEEVSSIKESFMTLEVASKELRNSRLFLKLLEAVLKTGNRMNDGTFRGGAQAFKLDTLLKLSDVKGADGKTTLLNFVVQEIIRSEGLRAARKLRENQSTTSVQTEDLVEDPAQELADYHRNLGLQMVSGLSNELENVRKASLIDGESLSAAVMKLSHSLVKTKEFLDTDMRSLEDESKFRDTLTNFIQHAEQEMTCILEEEKKIMSLVKSTGDYFHGNSGKDEGLRLFSVVSDFLIMLDKACTVVRNSTKLPVKTPKKGTLTSPSQESCPESLPDMRKQLFPAIQERQMHYSSSDDESSSP